A single window of Halobacillus naozhouensis DNA harbors:
- a CDS encoding GntR family transcriptional regulator, with product MFSISADKVAIIIDDMMQQIMKKSFEPGTKLPSENALAERYRVPRVTVRNALAKLEERGYIYSKQGKGRYLKDTSIQIELHLTGKTSFTDKMKRLGYDLTTHNIGCEKISYDAKIYQLLHVNEGEDVYKIGRIRYIQNEPIALHHSFVSAARFPTIAEDGPHIESMFAYYRLHGYQEFDSHKTLLSTTFPTLYEQEFLSCNSMVPLIIVESGCIDLNSKKVLEHTKILYRSDRFKYDITNI from the coding sequence ATGTTCTCTATTTCAGCAGATAAAGTAGCTATCATTATTGATGATATGATGCAACAAATCATGAAGAAGTCATTTGAACCCGGAACGAAACTTCCTTCTGAAAATGCGCTTGCGGAAAGGTATCGGGTCCCTAGAGTCACAGTGAGGAATGCGCTAGCAAAGTTAGAAGAACGCGGTTATATTTATTCGAAGCAGGGCAAGGGCCGCTATTTAAAAGATACATCGATTCAGATTGAATTGCATTTGACGGGTAAAACCAGTTTTACGGATAAGATGAAGCGGTTGGGATATGATTTGACCACACATAATATCGGCTGCGAAAAAATTAGTTATGACGCTAAAATCTATCAACTATTACATGTAAATGAAGGCGAGGATGTCTATAAAATTGGCAGGATACGCTATATTCAGAATGAACCGATCGCTCTTCATCATTCCTTTGTCAGTGCAGCAAGATTTCCAACTATAGCGGAAGACGGTCCGCATATTGAATCCATGTTTGCTTACTATCGATTGCACGGTTATCAAGAGTTTGATAGTCATAAGACGCTGCTTAGTACCACCTTTCCGACACTCTATGAACAGGAATTCCTTTCCTGCAACAGTATGGTGCCGCTTATTATAGTGGAAAGTGGCTGTATCGATTTGAACTCAAAGAAGGTATTGGAACATACGAAAATTTTATATCGAAGTGATCGGTTTAAATATGATATTACCAATATTTAA
- a CDS encoding SRPBCC family protein gives MQNQTVPEIKKQVTFNAAVEKVWQAVSSSEGIAEWFMPNNFKPVEGHEFYLETPFETSSCKVLTVNPPKELSFSWGNQGWIVHFLLKEVEGKTEFTLIHAGWGHPDEKMHPTNKTHLETRHTMNNGWDSIVNERLRKVVEG, from the coding sequence ATGCAGAATCAAACAGTACCAGAGATTAAAAAGCAAGTTACATTTAATGCAGCCGTCGAAAAAGTATGGCAAGCCGTGTCTTCTTCAGAAGGAATTGCTGAATGGTTTATGCCAAATAACTTTAAACCAGTTGAAGGACATGAATTTTATCTGGAAACACCTTTTGAAACATCCTCATGTAAAGTCTTAACGGTAAACCCGCCAAAAGAACTTTCTTTCTCCTGGGGTAACCAAGGCTGGATCGTACACTTTTTGTTAAAAGAGGTTGAAGGGAAAACTGAATTTACGCTGATTCACGCAGGCTGGGGACATCCAGATGAGAAGATGCATCCAACAAATAAAACTCACCTGGAAACACGTCATACGATGAACAATGGCTGGGACAGTATAGTAAATGAAAGATTGCGAAAGGTTGTCGAGGGCTAA
- a CDS encoding excalibur calcium-binding domain-containing protein: protein MKKLLAGLFALFLTLGGFSGVNVASAADTKNCSDFETKEEVQQFWNENGYGVNNDPHGLDGNNNNGVPCESLPSGDSDNQSNEESNTEEPASEETSSTVDKDCKHFASQEEAQAYWDENGFTKGNDPQRLDRDGDAIPCEDDEGAASSSDEQGTSTEQDDTATAGNDSEEVQGGELPNTSTSYAGYTLFGLALIVLGGGLFAFRKRIQ, encoded by the coding sequence ATGAAAAAATTATTAGCAGGTCTTTTTGCTTTATTTTTGACACTTGGTGGTTTTTCTGGGGTAAATGTGGCTAGTGCCGCTGATACTAAAAACTGTAGTGACTTCGAAACAAAGGAAGAAGTACAGCAATTTTGGAATGAGAATGGTTACGGCGTAAATAATGACCCACATGGGTTAGATGGAAATAACAATAATGGAGTTCCATGTGAAAGCCTTCCTTCAGGTGATTCAGATAACCAATCCAACGAGGAAAGCAATACCGAGGAGCCAGCTTCAGAAGAGACATCTTCAACTGTTGACAAAGATTGTAAACATTTCGCCTCCCAAGAAGAAGCTCAAGCCTATTGGGACGAGAATGGTTTCACCAAGGGAAATGACCCACAGCGTTTAGACAGAGATGGCGATGCTATTCCATGTGAAGATGACGAGGGTGCTGCTAGTTCATCAGATGAGCAAGGTACCTCAACTGAACAAGACGACACTGCAACTGCAGGAAATGATTCAGAAGAAGTACAGGGCGGAGAACTTCCAAACACTTCTACATCATACGCTGGATATACATTGTTTGGTCTAGCTCTTATTGTTTTAGGTGGAGGACTGTTCGCATTCCGTAAGAGAATCCAATAA
- a CDS encoding DUF1672 family protein, which yields MKHKKKVMALTIGISLLIGGCGVSESGNNQNGDSNSAEGKQEENRYVSVQNYTGQGYDLNGGEQTDKIAEAHREEIDKAVKTFFMEEYKTDVTVHNVVGAQGGATVFVESKGEPHFHTYAIVPIEDEKPVLEGVWSQEGQVEQAIQTGLYRMVNEKAFNQLDKYLEDLVQNQQVVGKTEEAIENTGAVGLMTPYYYADIAGDSLKHLYTAYMGNPQITKEELQSVYQPDIVEAEKIFITIQLFMEEKQAQPDEKIFEEICTYLEKATNIPKGAYAVFLNDNSITKTSGKGIKDNSLERGIPNQIIKD from the coding sequence ATGAAACACAAGAAAAAAGTAATGGCATTAACTATCGGAATATCGTTATTGATCGGAGGTTGTGGTGTGAGCGAATCAGGTAATAACCAAAATGGCGACAGCAACTCAGCGGAGGGAAAACAGGAAGAGAATAGGTACGTAAGCGTCCAGAACTACACAGGGCAAGGATATGATCTTAATGGTGGTGAGCAAACGGACAAAATTGCGGAAGCGCATCGTGAAGAAATTGATAAAGCCGTTAAGACGTTTTTTATGGAGGAATATAAAACCGATGTAACGGTTCATAACGTAGTAGGTGCGCAAGGCGGAGCCACTGTATTTGTGGAATCTAAAGGCGAGCCCCATTTCCACACCTATGCCATTGTTCCTATAGAGGATGAGAAACCTGTATTAGAGGGTGTATGGTCCCAGGAAGGCCAAGTGGAACAAGCGATCCAAACAGGCCTTTATCGAATGGTTAATGAAAAAGCGTTTAACCAGTTAGACAAATACCTTGAAGACTTAGTGCAAAATCAACAAGTTGTCGGGAAAACCGAGGAAGCAATTGAAAACACCGGGGCTGTCGGTCTTATGACTCCTTATTACTATGCAGACATTGCCGGCGACTCATTGAAGCATTTATATACAGCTTATATGGGTAATCCTCAAATAACAAAAGAAGAGCTTCAAAGTGTTTATCAGCCGGATATCGTAGAGGCAGAAAAGATATTTATTACCATACAATTATTCATGGAAGAAAAACAAGCTCAACCAGACGAAAAAATATTTGAGGAAATATGTACTTATTTAGAAAAAGCAACAAATATTCCAAAAGGGGCCTATGCTGTTTTTCTAAATGACAACAGTATAACTAAAACATCAGGTAAAGGAATTAAAGATAATTCATTAGAAAGAGGAATACCCAACCAAATAATTAAGGATTAG
- a CDS encoding amidohydrolase/deacetylase family metallohydrolase gives MEDHFVLRNLKLVNEEEIDIVVENGQIAGLTKAGCGSGHQTFDCSGVYVSSGWIDLHVHAFPEFDPYGDEIDEIGVKQGVTTIVDAGSCGADRIEDLVASRDQNRTNLFAFLNISRIGMKRVDELSNLEWIDREKVIEAVKKYKDVIVGLKARMSKSVVHDSGLEPLRMAREFSSVTSLPLMVHIGSGPPSIEEVVPLLERKDVITHYLNGKSNNLFNTDGEPLEVLKDAINRGIHLDVGHGTSSFSFKFAEAAKRHGIGLDTISTDIYRGNRLNGPVYSMANVLSKFLYLGYSLEEVIQAVTTHAANWLNKPELGRIKVGEAANLTLFSIENDPITLTDSEGEQRVSNRRIETKGVVLNGEFIEC, from the coding sequence ATGGAAGACCATTTCGTATTGCGAAATCTAAAACTTGTGAACGAAGAAGAAATCGATATTGTAGTTGAAAACGGCCAAATCGCCGGATTAACGAAGGCTGGGTGTGGGAGTGGTCATCAAACATTCGACTGCTCAGGTGTGTATGTATCAAGTGGCTGGATTGACTTACATGTTCATGCCTTTCCTGAGTTTGATCCTTATGGTGATGAGATCGATGAAATTGGAGTAAAACAAGGGGTAACGACGATTGTGGATGCAGGGAGCTGCGGTGCTGATCGAATAGAAGACTTAGTTGCAAGTCGAGATCAAAATAGAACCAACCTGTTTGCCTTTCTGAACATTTCCCGAATTGGTATGAAAAGGGTAGATGAATTATCAAACTTAGAATGGATAGATAGAGAAAAGGTCATAGAAGCAGTAAAAAAATATAAAGATGTCATTGTTGGATTAAAGGCTAGGATGAGTAAAAGTGTTGTCCATGATAGTGGACTTGAACCTTTACGAATGGCTAGAGAATTTTCTAGTGTAACGTCCTTGCCATTAATGGTCCACATCGGTTCTGGTCCCCCTAGTATTGAGGAGGTTGTGCCGCTCCTAGAGAGAAAGGATGTTATCACGCATTATCTTAATGGAAAATCAAATAACCTTTTCAATACAGATGGAGAACCTCTTGAAGTGTTGAAAGATGCAATCAACCGCGGGATCCATTTAGATGTTGGGCATGGGACATCAAGTTTTTCATTTAAGTTTGCGGAGGCAGCCAAACGACATGGAATCGGTTTGGACACAATCAGTACAGATATTTATCGAGGCAACCGTTTAAACGGTCCGGTCTATAGCATGGCAAATGTCCTATCCAAGTTTCTCTACTTAGGGTATTCGCTTGAAGAGGTTATCCAGGCGGTCACAACCCATGCAGCCAATTGGCTCAACAAACCTGAACTTGGACGTATAAAAGTCGGCGAAGCTGCAAACCTAACATTATTTTCAATTGAAAACGATCCGATCACACTGACTGATTCTGAAGGGGAGCAGCGTGTATCGAATAGAAGAATAGAAACAAAAGGAGTGGTTTTGAATGGCGAATTCATTGAGTGCTAA
- a CDS encoding DgaE family pyridoxal phosphate-dependent ammonia lyase — MANSLSAKYGLKRVVNASGRMSILGVSSPTDTVMDAMRHGGQNYVEIADLVDKAGDYVAGILGSESAVVVNSASSGIALSVAALITKGHRRTSERLHQEDIPNNEVVMLKGHNVQYGAPVETMIYLGGGKLVEAGYANEGKAEHMEEAISENTAAILYVKSHHAVQKNMISVDEAWEVAQRNGVPLIVDAAAEEDIQKYVNHSDLAIYSGSKAIEGPTSGIVGGKRKYIEWIKVQLHCIGRSMKVGKETTFGLLQALEEYGHKEDKSEQEKETLQVLMSLNELEGVQVSIVQDEAGRAIYRARIQIDPQQTNTSAREVSEKLREGDIAIYTRDYGVRQGYFDIDPRPLQGDDIHVIQSKLQEILGGK, encoded by the coding sequence ATGGCGAATTCATTGAGTGCTAAGTATGGTCTTAAGCGGGTCGTGAATGCAAGTGGCCGTATGAGCATCCTTGGGGTATCCTCCCCGACAGATACAGTGATGGATGCGATGAGGCACGGCGGGCAAAATTATGTTGAAATTGCGGATTTAGTAGATAAAGCAGGGGATTATGTTGCAGGTATCCTTGGCTCAGAATCAGCTGTGGTTGTGAACTCTGCGTCAAGTGGTATTGCGCTATCAGTCGCTGCGCTCATCACTAAAGGGCACCGCCGCACAAGTGAGCGGCTTCATCAAGAGGACATTCCTAATAATGAAGTCGTAATGCTCAAAGGTCATAACGTACAATACGGTGCTCCTGTTGAAACCATGATCTATTTAGGCGGAGGTAAACTCGTTGAAGCGGGCTATGCTAATGAGGGAAAAGCAGAACATATGGAAGAGGCTATTTCTGAGAACACAGCAGCCATCCTCTATGTCAAGTCACATCACGCCGTTCAAAAAAATATGATTTCTGTCGACGAAGCTTGGGAGGTTGCCCAAAGGAATGGTGTTCCCCTTATTGTAGATGCAGCCGCAGAAGAAGATATCCAAAAGTATGTAAACCATTCTGATCTCGCCATTTACAGTGGTTCAAAGGCCATTGAAGGACCCACTTCAGGGATCGTTGGCGGGAAGCGAAAGTATATTGAATGGATAAAGGTTCAACTGCATTGCATTGGCCGGAGCATGAAAGTCGGTAAAGAGACCACTTTTGGGTTACTTCAAGCCTTAGAAGAATACGGTCATAAAGAGGATAAAAGTGAACAAGAAAAAGAAACCTTACAAGTTTTGATGTCATTAAATGAGCTTGAGGGTGTCCAAGTATCCATTGTACAGGACGAAGCAGGCCGAGCCATCTACCGGGCCCGCATTCAGATTGATCCTCAGCAAACAAATACATCTGCGAGGGAAGTCTCGGAAAAACTGCGTGAAGGGGACATCGCCATTTACACTCGTGATTATGGGGTAAGACAAGGGTATTTCGACATCGATCCACGTCCGCTTCAAGGCGATGATATTCATGTGATTCAATCTAAACTACAAGAAATTTTGGGTGGGAAATAA
- a CDS encoding endonuclease produces MRKMVLLMVSFMFMVSTPVQGAGVLSVQEAMNQPNGADVSVEGYIVGVPTAIDYVQQSNFTSNYALALADDPNETQVNDMIFVKLDAEYRSEYGLANNPGNMGKFIQVDGTRDPYFSHQGVEDVSSITTVSDDSNDGGDGGTDPAGYYENASGLSGSALKQALHNIIDDHTELSYSEVWRALRHTDEDPNNSNHVILLYSGDSLSKYDNGGNVDEWNREHVWAKSHGDFGTSMGPGTDIHHLRPTDVTVNSARGNLDFDNGGSAFSEAPDTYHDSDSWEPRDEVKGDVARMIFYMAVRYEGDSGELDLEVADYVGTSGPSIGKLTTLKQWHESDPVSVFEQHRNDIIFSDYQGNRNPFIDHPEYVERIW; encoded by the coding sequence ATGAGAAAAATGGTTTTGTTGATGGTTAGTTTCATGTTCATGGTCTCAACTCCTGTCCAGGGGGCCGGCGTTCTATCTGTTCAGGAAGCGATGAATCAGCCGAACGGTGCAGATGTATCAGTGGAGGGTTATATTGTCGGTGTACCCACAGCGATTGATTATGTGCAGCAAAGTAATTTCACGAGTAACTATGCACTTGCTCTGGCTGATGACCCAAATGAAACCCAAGTGAATGATATGATTTTTGTGAAGCTTGATGCTGAGTATAGAAGTGAGTATGGACTTGCGAACAATCCAGGAAACATGGGGAAGTTCATTCAAGTTGATGGAACGAGGGATCCTTATTTCAGTCATCAAGGAGTCGAGGATGTCAGCTCGATCACAACTGTATCAGACGACAGCAATGATGGTGGGGATGGCGGGACAGACCCGGCCGGCTATTATGAGAATGCTTCCGGACTTTCTGGTTCCGCGTTAAAACAGGCACTCCATAACATTATCGATGACCATACCGAATTATCCTATAGTGAAGTGTGGAGAGCATTACGACATACAGATGAGGATCCAAACAACTCGAACCATGTTATTCTTCTATATTCTGGAGACTCTCTCTCTAAATATGATAATGGCGGGAATGTAGATGAATGGAATCGTGAGCATGTATGGGCGAAATCCCATGGAGATTTCGGGACTTCAATGGGCCCGGGGACAGATATTCATCATCTTCGTCCAACCGATGTGACGGTCAACTCTGCACGCGGTAACCTTGATTTTGATAACGGTGGGTCAGCATTTTCCGAAGCCCCAGATACGTACCATGATTCTGATTCTTGGGAACCTCGTGACGAAGTGAAAGGGGACGTGGCACGAATGATTTTTTACATGGCTGTTCGCTATGAAGGCGACTCTGGAGAGCTGGACTTAGAAGTGGCTGATTATGTGGGGACAAGTGGGCCGAGCATCGGGAAGCTGACGACCTTAAAACAGTGGCATGAGAGTGATCCTGTTAGTGTATTTGAACAACATCGTAACGACATTATTTTTAGCGACTATCAAGGCAATCGTAACCCATTTATAGATCATCCAGAATATGTTGAACGGATTTGGTAA
- a CDS encoding class D sortase, with amino-acid sequence MKYIAAAFVVIGLALAGWSGFQWWQGTQSVSKIDPESDKSPESVQAAETEAAKETEQPLDTPIQTLSYNHDKGENIAQLKIPSISQQFEVFWGTGEDTLNKGVGMYVSKWTTVPNRKKGHTVLSGHRDTVFTELGRVEKGDLLTVVYDGNEYNYKVDQIWITDANDRTVIVKKDQPTLTLTTCYPFDFIGNAPDRYIIQGHLVN; translated from the coding sequence ATGAAGTATATAGCAGCCGCATTTGTTGTCATAGGTCTTGCTCTTGCTGGGTGGAGTGGTTTTCAGTGGTGGCAAGGCACACAATCAGTGTCCAAGATCGATCCTGAGTCTGATAAGTCGCCTGAATCGGTTCAAGCGGCGGAAACTGAGGCGGCCAAAGAGACTGAACAACCATTAGACACCCCTATTCAAACTCTCTCATACAACCATGACAAAGGTGAAAATATAGCCCAATTAAAAATACCTTCGATAAGCCAACAGTTTGAAGTCTTTTGGGGAACAGGCGAGGATACACTGAATAAAGGGGTTGGCATGTATGTCAGCAAATGGACTACTGTTCCAAATCGTAAAAAGGGTCATACTGTATTAAGTGGACATCGGGATACCGTATTTACTGAGTTAGGCCGTGTTGAAAAAGGCGATTTGTTGACAGTAGTTTATGACGGTAACGAATACAATTATAAAGTGGACCAGATTTGGATTACCGATGCAAACGACCGAACCGTAATCGTTAAAAAAGATCAACCGACTTTAACGCTAACGACATGCTACCCTTTTGATTTCATTGGTAACGCACCAGACCGATATATCATTCAAGGACACCTCGTAAACTGA
- a CDS encoding ArsR/SmtB family transcription factor, which yields MTAVPKHDVFQAIADSSRREMLRLLAEHDYSIKEISGHFSISRTAIVKHLNVLSDANLVTDRKSGRKKIYSLQPAQLMEVKEWVSYFEKFWDNKLSILKHMVEDDEEE from the coding sequence ATGACTGCAGTGCCTAAGCATGATGTATTTCAGGCAATTGCTGATTCCTCCAGAAGAGAAATGCTGAGGCTGCTTGCTGAACATGACTATTCCATAAAAGAGATTAGTGGCCATTTTTCAATCAGTCGTACGGCGATTGTAAAGCATCTAAATGTTTTATCAGATGCGAACCTGGTAACTGATCGTAAATCAGGCCGTAAGAAAATTTACTCTCTTCAGCCTGCACAATTAATGGAAGTCAAAGAATGGGTCTCCTACTTTGAAAAGTTCTGGGATAATAAGCTTTCTATACTGAAGCATATGGTTGAAGATGATGAGGAAGAATAG
- a CDS encoding DUF488 family protein: protein MKIYTIGHSDYSQEHFLEMLKKADIDFVADIRAFPASRKYPQYKKENMEQWLRETGIEYRHFPLLGGRRSQSSQTGEGLNDGWNNRSFHNYADYTLTEEFKSGLKKLKAQAKDSNLVYMCSEHHPARCHRLLVSNWLQANGWEVSHIIDGSKRGPELVSHELGKWGAMPIIEEDGTVVYPELEE, encoded by the coding sequence TTGAAAATATATACGATTGGGCATTCGGACTATTCGCAGGAACATTTTCTGGAGATGCTGAAAAAAGCTGATATTGACTTTGTAGCGGACATTCGAGCTTTTCCTGCAAGCCGCAAGTACCCTCAGTACAAGAAGGAAAACATGGAGCAGTGGCTTCGGGAAACGGGAATCGAATACCGTCATTTTCCATTGCTCGGCGGCAGGCGGAGCCAATCGAGCCAGACTGGAGAGGGGCTCAATGACGGGTGGAACAATCGCTCGTTTCACAATTATGCGGATTATACGCTGACTGAAGAGTTCAAGAGTGGTCTGAAGAAACTTAAGGCACAGGCAAAAGATAGCAATCTGGTCTACATGTGTTCGGAACATCATCCAGCAAGATGCCACCGCTTGCTTGTCAGTAACTGGCTGCAGGCGAATGGTTGGGAGGTTTCCCACATTATTGATGGGTCAAAGAGGGGCCCTGAGCTCGTCAGTCATGAACTGGGCAAATGGGGGGCCATGCCGATTATCGAAGAGGACGGTACGGTGGTGTATCCGGAACTGGAGGAGTAG
- a CDS encoding GNAT family N-acetyltransferase, whose amino-acid sequence MNLTIRNMDENTAREILSWRYEKPYDFYNNQENEEEIKERLNGSYRAVIDNNGDVFGFLCTGETAQIPVGHHYGVYHEHLIDIGLGMDPDYVGKGYGYGFCTFILNYIRENHTGTPIRLSVATFNGRAIHLYEKLGFVQKDKFTTDFAEFITMIKD is encoded by the coding sequence ATGAATTTAACCATTAGAAATATGGACGAAAATACAGCTAGGGAGATACTGAGTTGGAGATATGAAAAACCCTATGACTTCTATAATAATCAAGAAAATGAAGAAGAAATAAAAGAACGACTAAATGGTTCCTATCGTGCTGTCATTGACAATAATGGTGATGTGTTTGGCTTTTTATGTACAGGTGAAACAGCTCAAATACCAGTGGGTCACCACTATGGTGTGTATCATGAACATTTGATAGATATTGGCTTAGGTATGGACCCTGATTATGTAGGAAAAGGCTACGGGTATGGTTTTTGTACATTTATACTGAATTACATAAGAGAAAATCATACGGGAACTCCTATTAGATTATCTGTTGCAACGTTTAACGGAAGGGCCATTCATTTATATGAAAAACTAGGCTTTGTACAAAAAGACAAGTTTACAACTGATTTTGCAGAGTTCATCACGATGATTAAAGATTAA
- a CDS encoding SA1320 family protein translates to MGGSSSVPENIKKPVTSDKDLVELSGYSAYLEHDSHSILKVNGKDFAVVDTNYDNPTGMDAITVQNIETKDFTIVYTGTGDKQDMITDAKLLGDVPPAQLEHAVDYYNEMDKKFGVSSICGNSLAGAYTNAVAIKNPDVKAVNLNPALLPAGMVDPNKTYDNITNYFSKYDILTKTEVSLDLGHRIPGHQYEINNGVPELSHLATNHTGYKKGNGISSGAEGQFYTIGIKGQPGFGKIYMAADEHIVTSIWSGLPLYGGGQSERIDINPENLNLLATALEDRVIHKVSFVQDYLDNSTDIVEHEGHQFNIRVTKLQEIFEEAFEATISNPLFKGIATSGYILQAHIDGLIDLLHIAEDQCRFLNSILNSPPAELLEHITSTNISVESMFGEARSYLYSLKDKVSELTGAAGHIIYDKIPELFEGGKELFVDAVVDELQAHYHIIDGNKDKVLQQLKEYQKQVQEVANAFESQEQGLGAAINGNTGGVEGKVKVQPTNIYTIEESPYMLEKMLLKDIHLDTAFGAFTSSTYGLLFPILNGLKWFLTTIESTLEILSGAVKGATNLILHGSVPGALISIFTDFDEKVKSSVANTLQPLDEVAANIEGIRRGVDNLIVNYPVLLTNLKPYIDTALFHDSGYQNVHLYNVAAMSIINEMKMLFQDIVYQLSDHKADSIVALRKVSESALGNMNLLNQQVNRGTMS, encoded by the coding sequence ATGGGTGGATCAAGCTCTGTACCAGAAAACATAAAAAAACCTGTTACAAGCGACAAAGATTTGGTGGAGTTATCTGGATACAGCGCATATTTAGAGCATGACAGTCATAGTATTCTTAAAGTTAATGGGAAAGATTTTGCTGTAGTAGATACTAATTATGATAACCCAACAGGCATGGACGCTATAACCGTTCAAAACATAGAAACAAAAGATTTTACCATCGTCTACACAGGAACAGGAGACAAACAAGATATGATCACCGACGCCAAACTGCTCGGTGATGTACCTCCTGCTCAACTTGAGCACGCCGTGGATTATTATAACGAAATGGATAAAAAGTTCGGGGTATCTTCAATTTGCGGAAACTCCTTAGCAGGAGCTTACACAAATGCCGTAGCCATCAAAAACCCAGATGTTAAAGCCGTTAACCTTAACCCGGCTCTTTTACCCGCCGGGATGGTTGACCCCAATAAGACATACGACAACATTACCAACTATTTTAGTAAATACGACATTCTAACCAAGACGGAAGTTTCGCTGGATTTGGGACATCGCATTCCCGGTCATCAGTATGAAATTAATAACGGCGTTCCCGAGCTTTCCCACCTCGCAACGAACCATACCGGCTATAAAAAAGGCAACGGAATCAGCAGCGGAGCTGAAGGGCAGTTTTACACAATTGGGATTAAGGGCCAGCCAGGGTTCGGGAAAATTTATATGGCTGCGGACGAACACATCGTGACAAGTATTTGGTCGGGGTTGCCTCTTTATGGTGGAGGACAAAGCGAACGAATTGATATCAATCCTGAGAATCTAAATTTGCTGGCCACCGCCTTAGAAGACCGTGTAATCCATAAAGTAAGTTTCGTTCAAGACTACTTAGATAACTCGACTGATATTGTAGAGCATGAAGGTCATCAATTTAATATTCGTGTCACCAAACTTCAGGAAATATTTGAAGAGGCTTTTGAAGCAACAATCAGCAACCCGTTATTTAAAGGCATAGCGACGTCAGGATACATCCTCCAGGCCCACATTGATGGTCTTATAGATCTACTGCATATTGCTGAGGATCAGTGCAGATTTCTAAATAGCATTCTGAACTCCCCCCCGGCCGAACTGCTTGAGCATATCACCTCAACAAATATCAGCGTTGAGAGTATGTTTGGCGAAGCCAGAAGTTATTTGTACAGCCTAAAAGACAAAGTCAGTGAACTGACGGGTGCTGCCGGCCATATCATCTACGATAAAATCCCCGAATTGTTTGAAGGTGGAAAAGAGTTGTTCGTTGATGCAGTTGTTGACGAATTACAGGCTCATTATCATATCATTGACGGAAACAAAGATAAGGTTCTGCAGCAATTAAAGGAATACCAAAAACAGGTTCAGGAAGTTGCCAACGCCTTTGAAAGTCAGGAGCAAGGTTTAGGGGCAGCTATTAATGGAAACACAGGTGGGGTTGAAGGAAAAGTCAAGGTCCAGCCAACGAATATCTACACCATCGAGGAATCTCCATACATGCTAGAGAAAATGCTTTTGAAAGATATCCATCTAGATACGGCATTTGGAGCTTTTACTAGTTCCACCTATGGTCTATTATTTCCAATACTCAATGGTTTAAAATGGTTTCTCACTACGATTGAAAGCACATTGGAAATCTTATCCGGTGCTGTTAAAGGAGCGACCAACCTGATCCTTCACGGAAGTGTGCCGGGAGCTTTGATAAGTATTTTTACTGACTTCGATGAAAAAGTAAAAAGCAGCGTCGCAAACACATTGCAGCCACTCGATGAAGTCGCTGCCAATATTGAGGGAATTCGAAGAGGCGTTGACAATCTCATAGTGAATTATCCCGTTTTATTGACGAATTTAAAACCTTACATCGATACAGCCTTGTTTCATGACTCCGGCTATCAAAACGTCCATCTTTATAATGTCGCAGCCATGTCCATCATCAACGAAATGAAAATGCTTTTTCAAGACATTGTCTATCAATTATCTGATCACAAAGCGGATTCGATTGTGGCCCTAAGGAAAGTATCTGAGAGTGCGCTCGGCAATATGAATCTACTAAATCAGCAGGTCAACCGTGGAACGATGAGCTAA